In one Corallococcus silvisoli genomic region, the following are encoded:
- a CDS encoding response regulator transcription factor, whose translation MENPRSILLVEDDERLAELVSTFLKGQGFQVRTVTEGPAALAALRSDPPDCLVLDILLPGMDGIEVCRQARAIFSGWILMLTALDEDIHEVVALDTGADDYLTKPVRPHVLLSRLRALFRRTTRGPAVPARDSRWLPAVRLRIDSVLRTVSLADAPVHLTDAEFDLLWLLARSAPEVLSRDDLLSSLRGIEHDGLDRSIDMRISKLRRKLGDEQPPHRIIKTVRGRGYFCTPD comes from the coding sequence ATGGAGAACCCTCGGTCCATACTCCTCGTCGAGGACGATGAACGGCTGGCCGAACTGGTCAGCACCTTCCTGAAGGGCCAGGGCTTCCAAGTCAGGACCGTGACAGAGGGTCCCGCCGCGCTCGCCGCCCTCCGGAGCGACCCACCGGACTGCCTCGTCCTCGACATCCTCCTGCCCGGCATGGATGGCATCGAGGTCTGCCGGCAAGCGCGCGCCATCTTCTCGGGCTGGATCCTCATGCTCACCGCCCTGGACGAGGACATTCACGAGGTGGTGGCACTCGATACGGGCGCGGACGACTACCTCACCAAACCCGTGCGCCCCCATGTGCTCCTGTCCCGGCTGCGAGCCCTCTTCCGCCGTACCACCCGAGGGCCCGCGGTACCGGCTCGCGACAGTCGGTGGCTTCCGGCGGTGCGGCTGCGCATCGACAGCGTCCTGCGCACGGTGAGCCTCGCGGACGCCCCCGTGCACCTGACGGATGCCGAGTTCGACCTGCTGTGGCTGCTGGCACGCAGCGCCCCGGAGGTGCTCAGCCGGGATGACCTGCTCTCGTCACTTCGCGGCATCGAGCACGATGGGCTGGACCGCTCCATCGACATGCGCATCTCCAAGCTGCGCCGGAAGCTGGGCGACGAACAGCCGCCACACCGGATCATCAAGACGGTGCGCGGCCGTGGCTACTTCTGCACGCCGGATTAG
- a CDS encoding ATP-binding protein, producing the protein MNPRVGPPHQWGGLFFRMYAGIVAAIIVALVVMVRMSTQRLPPQALDAEQAAAHAETSGRELEGLTQGLQWLIEQELLSQPRERWGEVVAEWRRHFDYPIELRAQGEVLGMNPPERVRQRLARGVPSAWMKSSGVTGDRVFLALPLRGSEQVVVQELRLGPSPERAIEFLAPETAVLLAVLGLAVLALTWPMYRHVTRLAATASTFGQGDLQARAEARGPEPMGHLARTFNDMAERIQRMSQEQQASLQAISHELRTPISRLHFALHLARETQEVAALHAQLADMEQDVDELDQLTEEFLTFARLHRDAPPLERERVDLTAMVTELFRQLAVFSPDLRLQLHAEGTVEAEGSGRYLRRALGNLLRNAQRHARSEVHVHVSRDAAHCTIAVDDDGPGIPSTERERLFLPFTRLDDSRNRKTGGHGLGLAITHRIMQAHRGQAWVTESSLGGARVALSWPDAQAVRGDKR; encoded by the coding sequence ATGAATCCGCGCGTGGGCCCACCCCACCAATGGGGCGGGCTCTTCTTCCGGATGTACGCGGGCATCGTCGCCGCCATCATCGTCGCGCTCGTCGTGATGGTGCGAATGTCCACGCAGCGGCTGCCGCCCCAAGCGCTCGACGCGGAGCAGGCAGCGGCCCACGCGGAGACCTCGGGCCGCGAGCTGGAGGGCCTCACCCAGGGGCTGCAATGGCTCATCGAGCAGGAGCTTCTCTCCCAGCCTCGGGAGCGGTGGGGCGAGGTCGTGGCCGAATGGCGGCGGCACTTCGACTACCCCATCGAGCTGCGCGCCCAGGGCGAAGTGCTGGGCATGAATCCGCCAGAGCGCGTCCGACAGCGGCTCGCGCGGGGCGTGCCCTCGGCCTGGATGAAGTCCTCGGGCGTCACGGGGGACCGGGTGTTCCTGGCCCTTCCACTTCGCGGCTCGGAGCAGGTCGTGGTGCAGGAACTCCGGCTCGGCCCCAGCCCAGAGCGGGCGATTGAGTTCCTCGCGCCAGAGACCGCCGTGCTGCTCGCCGTGCTCGGGCTCGCGGTGCTGGCGCTCACGTGGCCGATGTACCGGCACGTCACGCGGCTGGCGGCGACCGCGAGCACCTTCGGACAGGGTGACCTCCAAGCCCGAGCGGAGGCCCGAGGGCCAGAGCCCATGGGCCACCTGGCGCGGACGTTCAACGACATGGCGGAGCGAATCCAGCGCATGAGCCAGGAGCAGCAGGCCAGCCTGCAGGCGATCTCCCACGAGCTGCGCACCCCCATCTCCCGCCTGCACTTCGCCCTGCACCTCGCGCGCGAAACGCAAGAAGTGGCCGCGCTCCACGCGCAGCTGGCCGACATGGAACAGGACGTGGACGAGTTGGATCAGCTCACCGAGGAGTTCCTGACGTTCGCACGCCTGCATCGCGACGCGCCCCCTCTGGAGCGGGAACGCGTGGACCTGACGGCGATGGTGACGGAGCTGTTCCGCCAGCTCGCCGTGTTCAGCCCGGACCTGAGGCTCCAGCTCCATGCGGAGGGCACCGTGGAGGCGGAGGGCTCCGGGCGCTATCTGCGCCGGGCGCTCGGCAACCTCCTCCGGAATGCGCAGCGCCACGCCCGCTCGGAGGTGCACGTCCATGTGAGCCGGGATGCGGCCCACTGCACCATCGCCGTGGATGACGACGGGCCTGGCATTCCTTCCACCGAGCGTGAGCGACTGTTCCTCCCCTTCACCCGTCTGGACGACAGCCGCAACCGCAAGACGGGGGGCCACGGCCTGGGGCTGGCCATCACCCACCGCATCATGCAGGCGCACCGGGGCCAGGCGTGGGTGACGGAGTCCTCCCTGGGGGGCGCACGCGTCGCGCTGTCCTGGCCCGACGCCCAGGCGGTGCGCGGTGACAAACGGTGA
- a CDS encoding CBM96 family carbohydrate-binding protein encodes MRAFGLLSLGILLLGGGAPLIGTAPSVPPECEPETHDWETSSLPEADTYVEEAFPDRIHGRSTVLVSDGNPRQEIYMRFRVADTTGRLGAWLDVPVLDGTSNAPALHLTQPDWDEGTLTWMTRPALLGGPVANVGQAPSGSHIQYDLGQVVTGPGVYSFALIPESTDGMDIRALDARNADTPKLIIPVRQSTCTYRGTGGTLGQPWRYGGAGDEVARAMATDGTGAFVLAGAYGVGGRLGPVGFPGQRGLMLGRFRADGSHDWSRGYAQESAVMTVEDVALTSLGNILVVGSYTGTPNLGTGPLPTAVEATVPAMFIAKFSPNGTPVWAKGFVASLAQGGVTRRVPASAASVATDAQGSLIVTGSFHGAMSLGGGVLDAGPSSRDARNPQPGMFLARFSWEGTHLWSKAFPGLDGGPTQGFRVVTDSVGNVVVGGVASGAGDYDKVLDARVWNTPVIARFSPEGVMQWTRALEFADGRVNGLTLLPGDAVAFSGSFRHSFYFGNEKVYSSRGGGDLSGGIPDAMLGVLESWGADRWARALGDTAREQALRMAADAQSRLVVLGDLAGGSDVGGGYISTGGRGFVASYALGSGAHRWSRALPEGLEPALLGLTPTGAVRVGGSFTGTLRVRQATYTSQGGADVMLLNLSP; translated from the coding sequence ATGCGAGCGTTTGGACTGCTGTCCCTTGGCATCCTGCTGCTGGGAGGCGGTGCCCCTCTCATCGGGACCGCTCCCAGCGTCCCTCCGGAGTGTGAGCCAGAGACGCACGACTGGGAGACGAGCTCGCTCCCCGAGGCGGACACCTACGTCGAGGAGGCTTTTCCAGACAGGATTCACGGGCGAAGTACCGTGTTGGTCTCGGACGGCAATCCTCGCCAGGAGATCTACATGCGCTTCCGCGTCGCCGATACCACCGGTCGACTCGGGGCCTGGCTGGATGTCCCCGTTCTGGATGGCACCTCCAACGCGCCTGCCCTCCACCTCACCCAGCCGGATTGGGATGAGGGGACGCTGACCTGGATGACCCGCCCGGCGCTTCTGGGCGGGCCCGTCGCAAACGTCGGACAGGCTCCCTCTGGCAGCCATATCCAATACGACCTGGGGCAGGTGGTCACGGGGCCAGGGGTCTACTCCTTCGCGCTCATTCCCGAATCCACGGATGGAATGGACATCCGTGCGCTGGATGCTCGAAACGCCGACACCCCGAAGCTCATCATCCCGGTTCGACAGTCCACCTGCACGTATCGCGGGACTGGCGGGACGCTGGGGCAGCCCTGGCGCTATGGCGGCGCTGGAGACGAGGTGGCGCGAGCGATGGCGACGGATGGGACGGGAGCCTTCGTCCTCGCGGGGGCCTATGGCGTGGGCGGCAGGCTGGGGCCCGTGGGCTTCCCCGGGCAGAGAGGGTTGATGCTGGGCCGCTTCCGCGCGGACGGCAGCCACGACTGGTCGCGGGGCTACGCCCAGGAGTCGGCGGTGATGACGGTGGAGGACGTGGCGCTGACGTCCCTGGGGAACATCCTGGTGGTGGGCAGCTACACGGGCACGCCGAACCTGGGGACGGGTCCCTTGCCAACAGCGGTGGAGGCCACCGTCCCGGCGATGTTCATCGCGAAGTTCTCTCCGAACGGGACGCCTGTCTGGGCGAAGGGCTTCGTGGCCAGCCTCGCGCAGGGAGGCGTCACGCGACGCGTGCCCGCGAGCGCGGCGTCGGTGGCCACGGACGCGCAGGGGAGCCTCATCGTCACCGGCTCCTTTCATGGAGCCATGAGCCTGGGGGGAGGGGTGCTGGACGCGGGACCTTCGAGCCGCGACGCGCGCAATCCCCAGCCGGGAATGTTCCTCGCGCGCTTCTCCTGGGAGGGGACCCACCTCTGGTCCAAGGCCTTTCCAGGGCTCGACGGAGGGCCCACGCAAGGGTTCCGGGTCGTGACAGACAGCGTCGGCAATGTGGTGGTGGGCGGCGTGGCGAGTGGGGCTGGCGATTACGACAAGGTCCTGGACGCCCGAGTCTGGAATACGCCGGTCATCGCCAGATTCTCTCCGGAGGGGGTGATGCAATGGACGCGGGCCCTGGAGTTTGCCGATGGGAGGGTGAATGGACTCACGCTCCTCCCGGGAGACGCGGTGGCCTTCAGCGGGAGCTTCAGGCACTCGTTCTATTTTGGGAATGAGAAGGTCTACAGCTCCAGAGGGGGAGGAGACCTCTCTGGAGGCATTCCAGACGCGATGCTGGGGGTGCTCGAATCCTGGGGGGCGGATCGCTGGGCGCGGGCGCTGGGGGATACGGCTCGTGAACAGGCACTGCGCATGGCGGCGGACGCACAGAGCCGGCTCGTTGTGTTGGGAGATCTCGCGGGGGGCTCGGATGTGGGCGGGGGATACATCTCGACCGGAGGAAGGGGCTTCGTGGCCAGCTATGCTCTGGGGAGCGGCGCGCATCGCTGGTCTCGTGCCCTGCCAGAGGGGCTGGAGCCCGCGTTGTTGGGGCTGACGCCGACGGGAGCCGTGCGCGTCGGGGGTTCGTTCACCGGGACATTGCGTGTGCGTCAGGCGACCTACACCTCCCAGGGGGGCGCGGATGTGATGCTCCTGAATCTGTCGCCTTGA
- a CDS encoding serine hydrolase domain-containing protein, with protein sequence MHPHPLAPRRGLLALLLACTFAAACADAPPPSSPDYAALKRRFEREIPLALTQAGVKGLSVALVDGDKVVWSQGFGMADAEAGLQATPQTVYPLGSVAKVFTASAVMQLVEARRAQLDQPIEEVIPAFSMQARFSSGPITLRNLLTHHAGIPEQVGGGFSPRPLTLAERVEALREEHRAWPVGTLHAYSNTGFVIAGRAVETASGSDFDTFMQQHLFGPLRMEHSAFRVTPAISERLAKGYGALPPENVPPYWLESEGPAGGLRGSVEDVSHFVLMLLDGGRFDGQQVLQPESLQELWREQNAGHPLDVGTRIGLAWYLHDVPLKGGGSVRMVEHDGGALYFNAIVALVPEHRLGVVVMSNTDSAGGLVNGLAREVLARALKVKTGQVVAQPSSPTAQPEPRPPEALASWAGLYSTDAGPMHMEVRGENLVATVGDLVLELVPHQQGLFRAQVGDAPLWLTFQQSGSHTLLIGYSETQGEGLFGTRIAPSPMPESWRARLGAYRISPGHPRELIDEVVLSEAGGMLLLSYRGPLYDGAVTAVLDPAGADLAAVAGLGRGRGEVLRATDGADGASLTFKGVRLHRPLGKRDAAQTP encoded by the coding sequence ATGCACCCACACCCGCTTGCCCCACGCCGCGGCCTTCTGGCGCTGCTGCTCGCCTGCACCTTCGCCGCGGCCTGTGCTGACGCCCCACCTCCCTCCAGCCCGGACTACGCCGCGCTGAAGCGAAGGTTCGAGCGAGAAATCCCCCTCGCCCTGACTCAAGCCGGAGTGAAGGGCCTGAGCGTCGCGCTGGTCGATGGCGACAAGGTGGTCTGGTCCCAGGGCTTCGGCATGGCCGACGCAGAGGCCGGGCTCCAGGCCACGCCCCAGACCGTCTATCCCTTGGGCTCGGTGGCCAAGGTCTTCACGGCGTCCGCCGTCATGCAGCTCGTGGAAGCGCGACGCGCCCAACTGGACCAACCCATCGAGGAGGTCATCCCAGCGTTCAGCATGCAGGCCCGGTTCTCCAGCGGCCCCATCACCCTGCGGAACCTGCTCACGCACCACGCGGGCATCCCCGAGCAGGTCGGGGGCGGCTTCTCGCCCCGCCCCCTCACCCTCGCCGAGCGCGTGGAAGCGCTCCGGGAAGAACACCGCGCGTGGCCCGTGGGCACCCTCCACGCCTACAGCAACACGGGCTTCGTCATCGCGGGCCGCGCGGTGGAGACAGCCTCGGGGAGTGACTTCGACACATTCATGCAGCAGCACCTCTTCGGGCCGTTGCGCATGGAGCACTCCGCGTTCCGCGTGACACCTGCCATTTCAGAGCGGCTGGCCAAGGGTTATGGCGCCCTGCCGCCAGAGAACGTTCCCCCGTACTGGCTGGAGAGCGAAGGGCCCGCGGGAGGCTTGCGTGGCTCGGTGGAGGACGTGAGCCACTTCGTCCTCATGCTCCTGGATGGCGGCCGCTTCGACGGCCAGCAGGTCCTCCAGCCCGAGTCCCTCCAGGAGCTGTGGCGTGAGCAGAACGCCGGCCATCCGCTCGACGTGGGCACACGCATCGGGCTCGCCTGGTACCTGCACGACGTGCCCCTGAAGGGCGGAGGATCCGTGCGGATGGTGGAGCACGACGGCGGTGCACTCTATTTCAACGCGATCGTGGCGTTGGTGCCGGAGCACCGCCTTGGCGTGGTCGTGATGTCCAACACAGACAGCGCGGGTGGGCTCGTCAATGGTCTCGCGCGGGAGGTGCTCGCGCGCGCCCTGAAGGTGAAGACGGGCCAGGTGGTTGCCCAGCCTTCGTCGCCCACCGCGCAACCCGAGCCGCGGCCCCCCGAAGCGCTCGCGTCATGGGCGGGGCTCTACTCGACCGACGCGGGCCCGATGCACATGGAAGTGCGGGGGGAGAATCTGGTGGCGACGGTCGGCGACCTCGTGCTCGAGCTGGTGCCGCACCAACAAGGTCTCTTCAGGGCCCAGGTGGGCGACGCCCCTCTGTGGCTCACCTTCCAGCAGTCGGGGAGTCACACGCTGCTGATTGGCTATTCGGAGACGCAAGGCGAGGGCCTGTTCGGGACCCGCATCGCCCCATCCCCCATGCCGGAGTCGTGGCGTGCGCGGCTGGGCGCTTACCGGATTTCACCCGGCCACCCTCGCGAGCTGATTGACGAGGTCGTGCTGAGCGAGGCGGGCGGAATGCTTCTGCTCTCCTACAGGGGCCCGCTCTACGACGGAGCGGTGACAGCGGTGCTGGATCCAGCAGGTGCTGACCTCGCGGCCGTCGCGGGCCTGGGCCGAGGCCGGGGAGAGGTGCTCCGCGCCACGGACGGGGCGGACGGGGCGTCGCTCACCTTCAAGGGCGTGCGCCTTCACCGCCCGCTCGGAAAACGGGATGCGGCGCAGACGCCGTAG
- a CDS encoding SDR family oxidoreductase codes for MSVQNAVVVGGTGSIGRAVTSRLRAEGLHVVCASDDVLTESSDSMRVDVTDEASVRSLFDRTDASGPLSLLVNCSGFGCFTSIEETSLQDWRKTLDVNLTGAFLCAREAFKRMRAHGGGRLIHIGSVSDHLTLPMNGSYAASKHGVRGLTGVLNEEGKAHAIRATLLSLGAVYTDFWRSRPEFSPADMLSVEDVAECIWEIARKPLHIRVDELRLVPSKGVL; via the coding sequence ATGAGCGTTCAGAATGCGGTCGTCGTCGGCGGGACGGGCAGCATCGGCAGGGCCGTCACGAGCAGATTGAGGGCAGAGGGACTGCACGTTGTCTGTGCCTCCGATGATGTGCTGACGGAGTCATCCGACTCGATGCGGGTGGACGTCACGGACGAGGCTTCCGTGAGGTCGCTGTTCGACAGGACGGATGCGTCAGGCCCCCTCTCGCTTCTGGTGAACTGCTCAGGCTTTGGATGCTTCACCTCCATCGAGGAGACCTCGCTCCAGGACTGGCGCAAGACCCTCGACGTGAACCTGACCGGGGCCTTCCTGTGCGCGCGCGAGGCGTTCAAGCGGATGAGAGCGCATGGCGGCGGGAGGCTCATCCACATCGGCTCCGTGAGCGACCACCTCACCCTGCCCATGAATGGGTCCTATGCGGCCTCCAAGCATGGCGTCCGCGGGCTCACGGGCGTCTTGAACGAGGAGGGGAAGGCCCACGCCATCCGGGCCACGCTCCTCTCGTTGGGAGCCGTGTACACGGACTTCTGGAGGTCGCGTCCGGAGTTCAGCCCCGCCGACATGCTGTCCGTGGAGGACGTAGCCGAGTGCATCTGGGAGATCGCCCGCAAGCCCTTGCACATCCGCGTCGATGAGCTCCGCCTCGTCCCCTCCAAGGGGGTCCTCTGA
- a CDS encoding alpha/beta hydrolase family protein, translated as MHPSCSSLASTFQGAWRRCCSWLGTPAALGLCILTGAGCGGEGPRNPEDPNATPMYTRVDNAALDVMPGVYPNAVDGSDTGDLQVAVLSSEGLDAKTLDLTTVVLTNPKGTGKVRASGVGTPRDVNGDGRLDALFSFPLPALRDAGVLTPQTTRVLLDAKTQGGAVVSAQDGVHDAHHVVVDLPVPTGPYAVGTTEFTWTDPAREETFTASPDDRRALQVRLWYPARRMPRAQPSPYFLNPYEGELLAALQGFPPELFGFFFAHSVRDAPLAEGSERFPVLLLSPGYGTGTAVYSGAAEELTSQGYVVAAISHPFTGGPVVFPDGRVAPHTVDISPFDAAQNAHIQGVWTGDARFVLDQLEKLGAEASGSPFVGRFDFSRVGMWGHSFGGSTAADACRTDARFKAGLNMDGSFHGDLDAEVHVPFLVMNSDGAAMDSTRAAFFQKLRATGYDASIHGTGHFSFSDIALALPLVRTYAPQATGTDIQIGNLEGTRAFALTVTYLRAFFDKHLREGTTPLLDGPSPEYPEVELVVHRP; from the coding sequence ATGCATCCGTCATGCTCGTCGCTGGCGTCCACGTTCCAGGGCGCGTGGCGCCGTTGCTGCTCGTGGTTGGGGACTCCGGCCGCGTTGGGCCTCTGCATCCTCACCGGCGCCGGCTGTGGCGGAGAGGGACCTCGGAACCCGGAGGACCCGAATGCCACGCCCATGTACACGCGGGTCGACAACGCGGCCCTGGACGTGATGCCGGGCGTGTACCCCAACGCCGTTGACGGTTCGGACACGGGGGACCTCCAGGTCGCGGTGCTGAGCTCCGAGGGCCTTGATGCCAAGACCCTCGACCTCACCACGGTGGTGCTCACGAATCCCAAGGGGACGGGGAAGGTGCGGGCGAGCGGCGTGGGCACGCCGCGGGACGTGAATGGCGACGGCCGCCTGGATGCCCTCTTCAGCTTTCCCCTGCCGGCCCTGCGCGACGCGGGCGTGCTGACGCCGCAGACCACCCGGGTCCTCCTCGATGCGAAGACCCAGGGCGGCGCCGTCGTCTCCGCGCAGGACGGAGTGCACGACGCACACCATGTCGTGGTGGACCTTCCCGTCCCCACCGGGCCCTACGCGGTGGGCACGACCGAGTTCACCTGGACGGACCCCGCGCGGGAGGAGACGTTCACGGCGTCCCCCGACGACCGCCGCGCGCTGCAGGTGCGGCTGTGGTACCCCGCGCGCCGGATGCCGCGGGCGCAGCCGTCCCCCTACTTCCTCAACCCGTACGAGGGGGAGCTGCTGGCCGCCTTGCAGGGGTTCCCGCCAGAGCTGTTCGGGTTCTTCTTCGCCCACTCCGTGCGCGACGCTCCCCTGGCGGAGGGCTCCGAGCGCTTCCCCGTCCTGCTCCTCTCGCCTGGCTATGGCACCGGGACGGCGGTCTACAGCGGCGCGGCGGAGGAGCTGACCAGCCAGGGCTACGTCGTGGCGGCCATCTCCCACCCCTTCACCGGGGGCCCCGTGGTGTTCCCGGACGGCCGGGTGGCGCCGCACACCGTCGACATCTCGCCGTTCGACGCCGCCCAGAACGCCCACATCCAAGGGGTGTGGACGGGGGATGCCCGGTTCGTGCTCGACCAGTTGGAGAAGCTCGGCGCCGAGGCGTCGGGGAGCCCCTTCGTCGGCCGGTTCGACTTCTCGCGGGTGGGCATGTGGGGTCATTCCTTCGGAGGCTCGACGGCGGCGGATGCCTGTCGCACGGATGCGCGCTTCAAGGCGGGCCTCAACATGGACGGGTCCTTCCACGGGGACCTGGACGCGGAGGTCCATGTCCCGTTCCTCGTGATGAACAGCGATGGCGCGGCCATGGACTCCACGCGGGCCGCCTTCTTCCAGAAGCTGCGCGCCACCGGCTACGACGCGAGCATCCATGGCACCGGCCACTTCAGCTTCAGCGACATCGCCCTGGCCCTGCCGCTGGTACGGACCTACGCACCGCAGGCGACAGGCACGGACATCCAGATCGGGAACCTGGAGGGCACGCGCGCGTTCGCCCTGACCGTCACGTACCTACGCGCCTTCTTCGACAAGCACCTTCGCGAGGGAACCACCCCGTTGCTCGACGGCCCCTCACCGGAGTACCCGGAGGTCGAGCTGGTCGTCCACCGCCCCTGA
- a CDS encoding SDR family NAD(P)-dependent oxidoreductase, whose translation MERPSSGNLALVTGANRGIGAAIADVLAENGFRVVLVARDEEALSRQEKKLLASGARTWAFACDLSDEAAVDAMLARVEATVGVPGVIVNNAGFGGPFHRADEVSKAEWDALFSVNMDAVHHLCRWALPRMKAAGFGRVVNISSILGLSGGALSSTYAATKHALVGYSKSIAAEWGAHGITCNAICPGYIDTDMLAKADPAFRKELLRRIPAGRFASPDEVARLVAFVAGPYGGYINGATLVVDGGLSSHLANDLPSF comes from the coding sequence ATGGAACGGCCATCGAGTGGGAACCTGGCGCTGGTCACCGGAGCCAACCGGGGGATTGGCGCGGCCATCGCGGACGTCCTCGCGGAGAACGGCTTCCGGGTGGTCCTGGTGGCGCGTGACGAGGAGGCCCTGTCCCGACAGGAGAAGAAGCTGCTCGCCTCTGGTGCCCGGACATGGGCGTTCGCGTGTGACCTCTCCGACGAAGCGGCGGTGGACGCGATGCTCGCCAGGGTGGAGGCCACGGTGGGCGTCCCCGGGGTCATCGTGAACAACGCCGGCTTTGGAGGGCCCTTCCATCGCGCCGACGAAGTCTCCAAGGCCGAGTGGGATGCCTTGTTCAGCGTGAACATGGACGCCGTCCACCATCTCTGCCGGTGGGCCCTCCCCCGAATGAAGGCAGCCGGGTTCGGGAGGGTCGTCAACATCTCCTCCATCCTTGGGCTGTCCGGCGGGGCGCTCTCCTCCACTTACGCGGCCACCAAGCACGCCCTGGTCGGCTATTCCAAGTCCATCGCCGCCGAGTGGGGCGCCCATGGCATCACCTGCAATGCCATCTGTCCTGGCTACATCGACACGGACATGTTGGCGAAGGCGGATCCCGCGTTTCGAAAAGAGCTGTTGCGGAGGATCCCCGCGGGAAGGTTCGCGAGTCCCGACGAGGTGGCCCGCCTGGTGGCCTTTGTCGCGGGGCCTTACGGTGGCTACATCAACGGCGCGACGCTGGTGGTCGATGGGGGATTGTCATCCCATCTGGCCAACGACCTGCCTTCGTTCTGA